One Halomonas sp. THAF5a genomic region harbors:
- a CDS encoding nuclear transport factor 2 family protein, translated as MQRTPDLEAFCAFFNKLDKTCTDRLGEVYTAEVSFTDPLHHIEGIEALEGYFQNLYDNVTSCRFTFHERCRQGDRAFVTWTMHLVHPRLDGGRGIEVEGCSQLRFAPDGRVDRHRDYFDAGALLYERLPLLGGVIRRVKRQLGH; from the coding sequence ATGCAGCGGACACCGGATCTGGAGGCCTTCTGCGCCTTCTTCAACAAACTGGACAAGACCTGTACAGATCGACTCGGCGAGGTATACACTGCGGAGGTGAGCTTCACCGACCCGCTGCACCACATCGAGGGCATAGAGGCACTCGAAGGGTACTTCCAGAACCTGTACGACAACGTGACATCGTGCCGCTTCACCTTCCACGAGCGCTGTCGGCAGGGAGACAGGGCCTTCGTCACCTGGACGATGCACCTGGTGCATCCGAGGCTCGACGGGGGGCGAGGCATCGAGGTCGAGGGCTGTTCGCAGCTGCGCTTCGCCCCGGACGGCCGGGTCGACCGCCACCGCGACTACTTCGACGCGGGCGCCCTGCTCTACGAGCGCCTGCCCCTGCTGGGCGGCGTGATACGCCGGGTGAAGCGCCAACTGGGCCACTGA
- the phrB gene encoding deoxyribodipyrimidine photo-lyase: MTTPAIVWFRSDLRLQDNTALAAAARQGPVIAVFLRCLPHWQRHGHGANKLDFWGRGVAALGDDLAGLGIPLLHRDINDFSEAPGTLLALARETGAHALHFNHEYPLDEQRRDRAVLEAFEEAGLAATGHHDAVAFAPGELLTGKGDYYGVFTPFAKAWHRQLTPERIALRDTPAPQAPLGIDSDPLPKLPELDDAPIDGRLWPAGEGPAADRLERFLRFRGRHYQRQRDFPAIRGTSELSPYLALGMISHRQCLQAVLAENDGALAEGDAGLTAWVSELVWREFYRHVAVGFPRVCRHRAFQEHTEALAWRDDEAGFTAWCEGRTGYPIVDAAMRQLVATGWMHNRLRMVTAMFLAKHLLIDWRRGEAFFLRHLVDGEFCANNGGWQWAASTGTDAAPYFRIFNPTTQSTRFDPDGTFLAEWLPALAELPKKARHAPERDLLGGVDYPEPIVEHRAARARALEAFKALKTD; this comes from the coding sequence ATGACCACTCCCGCGATCGTCTGGTTTCGCAGCGACCTGCGCCTTCAGGACAACACCGCCCTGGCCGCGGCGGCCCGCCAGGGCCCCGTGATCGCCGTCTTCCTGCGCTGCCTGCCCCACTGGCAGCGCCACGGCCACGGCGCCAACAAGCTCGACTTCTGGGGCCGCGGGGTGGCCGCACTGGGCGACGACCTGGCGGGCCTCGGCATTCCACTGCTGCACCGCGATATCAACGACTTCAGCGAGGCCCCGGGCACCCTGCTGGCGCTCGCCCGCGAGACCGGCGCCCACGCCCTGCACTTCAACCACGAGTACCCGCTGGACGAGCAGCGCCGCGATCGCGCGGTCCTCGAAGCCTTCGAGGAGGCGGGCCTCGCGGCCACCGGCCACCACGACGCCGTGGCCTTCGCCCCCGGCGAGCTGCTCACCGGCAAGGGGGACTACTACGGCGTCTTCACTCCCTTCGCCAAGGCCTGGCACCGCCAGCTGACACCGGAACGCATCGCCCTGCGCGACACCCCCGCTCCCCAGGCACCGCTCGGCATCGACTCCGACCCGCTGCCCAAGCTTCCCGAGCTCGACGACGCCCCCATCGACGGGCGGCTCTGGCCCGCCGGCGAGGGACCCGCCGCCGATCGCCTGGAGCGCTTCCTGCGCTTTCGCGGCCGCCACTACCAGCGCCAGCGCGACTTCCCGGCGATCCGCGGCACCAGCGAGCTGTCGCCCTACCTGGCGCTGGGCATGATCTCCCATCGCCAGTGCCTGCAGGCGGTGCTGGCCGAGAACGACGGCGCCCTGGCCGAGGGCGATGCCGGGCTCACGGCCTGGGTCAGCGAGCTGGTCTGGCGGGAGTTCTATCGCCACGTGGCCGTCGGCTTCCCGCGGGTCTGTCGCCACCGCGCCTTCCAGGAACATACCGAGGCGCTCGCCTGGCGCGACGACGAGGCGGGCTTTACCGCCTGGTGCGAGGGACGCACCGGCTACCCCATCGTCGATGCCGCCATGCGCCAGCTGGTGGCCACCGGCTGGATGCACAACCGGCTGCGCATGGTCACCGCCATGTTCCTCGCGAAGCACCTGCTGATCGACTGGCGTCGCGGCGAGGCCTTCTTCCTTCGCCACCTGGTGGACGGCGAGTTCTGCGCCAACAACGGCGGCTGGCAGTGGGCGGCCTCCACCGGCACCGACGCCGCGCCCTACTTCCGGATCTTCAACCCCACGACCCAGTCCACGCGCTTCGACCCCGATGGCACCTTCCTGGCGGAGTGGCTGCCGGCACTGGCCGAGCTGCCGAAGAAGGCCCGCCACGCGCCGGAGCGCGACCTGCTCGGCGGGGTCGACTACCCGGAGCCCATCGTCGAGCACCGGGCCGCCCGGGCCCGGGCCCTGGAGGCCTTCAAGGCCCTCAAGACGGACTGA